In Gemmatimonadota bacterium, the following are encoded in one genomic region:
- a CDS encoding efflux RND transporter periplasmic adaptor subunit has product MINRARHWLGSAACMVGILAAAGCSESGSAANEASAVEETRSVNVVTRVVEPREFINHLRLVGEVKPVRRVVVSIEATGLVRHIEVEKGESVRQNAVLARLDDELLKAAADEAEAAVNASGLTLRNQERLLEQKALAESVYLDTKYRHDINLARHQQAQTYLSKTVIRAPISGVVDSRNLEVGELATPGREFVDLVEIDRVKIVAGVPERHLKHVTDGTRATLTFPAYPDVTLEADISYIGTTLDPDSRTVPVEITLDNPAHRLKPEMAVTIRVVKDNIPAAIVIPQDAVIDTDQGRIVFLADRNVARSVPVELGSTSGDQVLVTNGLATGDTLIVVGHRNLVNGETIQVRNEGM; this is encoded by the coding sequence ATGATCAACCGCGCCAGGCACTGGTTGGGTTCGGCCGCATGCATGGTCGGCATACTGGCAGCCGCAGGCTGCAGTGAAAGCGGCAGCGCCGCCAACGAAGCGTCCGCCGTGGAGGAAACGCGGTCTGTAAACGTGGTGACCCGGGTGGTCGAGCCCCGGGAATTCATCAATCATCTCAGGCTGGTGGGCGAAGTCAAGCCGGTCCGGCGCGTCGTGGTGAGCATTGAAGCAACCGGCCTGGTAAGGCACATTGAGGTCGAAAAAGGCGAGTCTGTGCGGCAGAACGCCGTGCTGGCCCGGTTGGACGACGAACTGCTCAAGGCGGCCGCGGACGAGGCCGAAGCGGCCGTAAACGCCAGCGGCCTGACCCTGCGCAACCAGGAGCGGCTGTTGGAGCAGAAAGCGCTGGCGGAGTCCGTTTACCTCGACACCAAGTACCGCCATGACATAAACCTCGCACGGCATCAACAGGCCCAGACCTACCTGAGCAAGACCGTTATCCGGGCCCCGATCTCCGGGGTGGTGGACAGCCGCAATCTCGAGGTGGGCGAACTGGCAACGCCCGGAAGGGAGTTCGTGGACCTCGTGGAGATCGACCGTGTCAAGATCGTGGCCGGTGTCCCCGAACGTCATTTGAAACACGTCACCGACGGCACGCGGGCTACCCTTACGTTTCCTGCTTATCCGGACGTTACCCTGGAAGCGGACATCTCCTATATCGGAACGACGCTGGACCCGGACAGCCGAACCGTACCCGTGGAAATCACGCTGGACAATCCGGCGCACCGGCTTAAGCCCGAAATGGCCGTCACCATCCGCGTGGTCAAAGACAACATACCGGCAGCCATCGTCATCCCCCAGGACGCCGTTATCGACACCGATCAGGGCCGGATCGTGTTTTTGGCAGACCGGAACGTCGCCCGTTCCGTACCGGTTGAACTCGGTTCGACTTCCGGCGACCAGGTGCTGGTGACGAATGGGCTTGCGACGGGCGATACCCTCATTGTCGTCGGCCACCGGAACCTGGTAAACGGTGAAACCATTCAGGTCAGAAACGAAGGGATGTAG
- a CDS encoding glycosyltransferase family 9 protein, with amino-acid sequence MWKTINNIAYRLYFAYRSRISRRENKRWTVRVAPTRDPEPRPVLYVAWGRIGDVVLATGHLKRMRRWFHPSPVWFLGRSRVRPLVEPHVDAFLPFPEPAARLTGSGGAPAASLDGIANRSFRCVIADIHTFYGGLFALDAVLAAVRADRRFVYEGYHLGEDLAPERPYPAGYEVVPKYEDGEGGGKNFASCHLLHHNAHYIRRVLAHCGVETDGGEAWRPDLDHVGSGADACHRFGVEPGEYVAWQPLSDNRRKDYPMARWAETIRAFPEMQFVALVEPGRADEVSRTAPQGVRVIETSLTGVMKLIREARLFVGLDSGLSHISTVMGTPTVCVCPDSHLGYFFPYPESYGYRNLHTVVHPDYLPCRGCFMTCRHEPLTSTVTRGALCLRTLPSRLVIEAIRSAL; translated from the coding sequence ATGTGGAAAACGATCAACAACATCGCGTACCGGCTCTACTTCGCGTACCGGAGCCGGATATCGCGCCGTGAAAACAAGCGGTGGACGGTCCGGGTTGCACCAACGCGGGACCCGGAACCCAGACCCGTGCTATACGTGGCATGGGGACGGATCGGAGACGTGGTCCTGGCCACCGGGCATCTCAAGCGGATGCGGCGGTGGTTTCACCCCAGTCCGGTCTGGTTCCTGGGAAGGTCGCGCGTGAGGCCGCTCGTCGAGCCGCACGTGGACGCCTTCCTGCCGTTCCCCGAACCGGCCGCGCGCCTAACCGGGTCCGGAGGCGCCCCGGCCGCGTCGCTCGATGGGATCGCGAACCGGTCGTTCCGGTGCGTCATCGCGGACATTCACACGTTCTACGGCGGGCTCTTCGCCCTGGATGCCGTGCTTGCCGCCGTGCGGGCGGACCGCAGGTTCGTCTACGAAGGATACCACCTGGGCGAAGACCTGGCGCCGGAACGGCCCTATCCGGCCGGGTACGAGGTCGTGCCCAAGTACGAGGACGGTGAAGGCGGGGGAAAGAACTTCGCCTCATGCCATTTATTGCATCACAACGCCCATTACATCCGACGCGTGCTGGCGCATTGTGGCGTTGAAACGGACGGCGGGGAGGCGTGGCGGCCGGATCTGGATCACGTCGGATCGGGAGCCGACGCATGCCATCGCTTCGGGGTCGAACCCGGGGAGTACGTAGCGTGGCAACCCCTCAGCGACAATCGGCGGAAGGACTACCCGATGGCGCGGTGGGCGGAGACGATCCGCGCATTCCCTGAAATGCAGTTTGTCGCGCTGGTCGAGCCCGGCAGGGCCGACGAAGTGAGCCGGACGGCGCCGCAAGGCGTCCGCGTGATCGAAACGTCTTTAACCGGGGTGATGAAGTTGATACGGGAAGCACGCCTGTTCGTCGGACTGGACTCGGGACTGAGCCATATCTCGACGGTCATGGGTACCCCCACGGTGTGTGTCTGTCCGGACAGCCACCTCGGGTATTTCTTTCCCTATCCGGAAAGCTACGGTTACAGGAACCTGCACACCGTCGTACATCCGGACTACCTGCCGTGCCGGGGTTGTTTCATGACCTGCCGGCACGAACCCCTCACGTCGACGGTCACCCGGGGCGCCCTCTGCCTTCGCACGTTACCTTCCCGGCTGGTCATCGAGGCCATCCGGTCCGCATTGTAG